In one Perca fluviatilis chromosome 7, GENO_Pfluv_1.0, whole genome shotgun sequence genomic region, the following are encoded:
- the LOC120561712 gene encoding steroid 21-hydroxylase isoform X4 yields MATGISVITVGAVFLVVLLLMVLICISGQRDKSVQKDRKGIESGLLQYLYQFLPCSSSPSLPGPPSFFLIGNMMDLTHDHLPIHLTNLAQRYGNIYRLKCGKTTMVVLNSSEFIREALVKKWSDFAGRPVSYTGDIVSGGGHTISLGDYNEEWRAHRRLVHSALQRCCQKSLHDVIERQALHLREVLMDYQGSAVDLSEDFTVAASNVITILAFGKEYDKSSLELQQLHSCLNEIVALWGSSWISALDSFPLLRKLPNPVFARLLKEVAKRDEIIRKHLNNYKSQYKKHDDAITGSLLQGLDKHQNTEHGVLLTDIHVHMATVDLLIGGTETTAAWLNWTVAFLLHRPEVQNKVYVELCTVLEGRYPKYSDRHRLPVLCSLINEVLRLRPVAPLAVPHRAIRDSSIAGYSIPKNTVIIPNLFGAHHDPAVWTDPYSFKPERFLEGGGGSTRALIPFGGGARLCLGESVAKMELFLFTAYLLRDFQFISPPESEASLPDLRGVASVVLKVKSYTVIACPRPESNP; encoded by the exons ATGGCAACAGGAATATCAGTGATCACTGTGGGAGCTGTGTTCCTAGttgtgctgctgctgatggTACTGATTTGCATTTCTGGTCAGAGAGACAAATCTGTGCAGAAGGACCGCAAGGGAA TTGAATCTGGACTGCTGCAGTATCTCTATCAGTTCCTTCcctgctcctcctctccttccctcccagGTCCTCCCAGCTTCTTCCTCATAGGCAATATGATGGATCTGACACATGATCATCTGCCAATTCACCTGACCAATCTGGCACAGCGGTATGGAAACATCTACCGCCTGAAATGTGGAAAAACAA cCATGGTGGTACTTAATAGTAGTGAATTCATCAGAGAAGCACTGGTGAAAAAATGGTCAGACTTTGCTGGGAGACCAGTTTCATACACAG GTGATATTGTATCTGGGGGAGGGCACACCATCTCTCTGGGGGACTATAATGAGGAGTGGAGGGCACATCGTCGTCTCGTCCACAGTGCTTTGCAGCGTTGCTGCCAGAAATCATTGCATGATGTGATTGAGAGACAGGCACTGCATCTGAGAGAG GTTTTGATGGACTATCAAGGCAGTGCTGTAGATCTTTCGGAGGATTTCACAGTGGCAGCCAGTAATGTCATTACCATTTTGGCTTTTGGAAAAGAA TACGATAAGAGTTCTTTGGAGCTGCAGCAGTTGCACAGCTGTCTAAATGAGATCGTTGCTCTGTGGGGCTCCTCCTGGATTTCTGCTCTGGACTCCTTCCCACTGCTCAGA AAATTACCCAATCCTGTGTTTGCACGTCTCCTGAAAGAGGTGGCCAAGAGAGATGAAATAATAAGAAAACATCTCAACAATTACAAG TCACAATACAAAAAACATGATGATGCCATCACAGGATCTCTCCTCCAGGGCCTTGACAAACATCAGAACACAGAACATGGAGTG CTCCTGACAGATATTCATGTTCACATGGCCACTGTGGACCTTCTCATCGGGGGAACTGAGACCACTGCAGCCTGGCTGAACTGGACTGTGGCCTTCCTCTTGCACAGACCAGAG GTGCAGAACAAAGTGTATGTGGAGCTGTGTACAGTACTAGAGGGACGATACCCCAAGTACAGTGACAGACATAGACTTCCTGTCCTGTGCTCTCTGATCAATGAGGTGCTCAGACTCAGGCCAGTTGCCCCATTGGCGGTGCCACACAGGGCCATCAGAGACAGCAG TATTGCAGGTTACTCCATCCCTAAGAACACAGTCATCATTCCTAATCTTTTTGGAGCTCACCATGATCCTGCAGTTTGGACTGACCCATACAGCTTCAAACCAG aGCGCTTTCTGGAAGGAGGAGGGGGCTCCACCCGTGCCCTGATCCCTTTTGGAGGTGGGGCTCGGCTCTGCCTGGGGGAGTCTGTCGCCAAAATGGAGCTCTTTCTGTTCACTGCCTACTTGCTGAGAGATTTCCAGTTCATCTCTCCTCCTGAGAGCGAGGCCTCTCTGCCTGACCTGAGAGGAGTTGCTAGTGTTGTACTCAAGGTCAAGTCCTACACAGTTATAGCATGTCCAAGACCTGAGTCAAATCCCTGA
- the LOC120561712 gene encoding steroid 21-hydroxylase isoform X1 has translation MATGISVITVGAVFLVVLLLMVLICISGQRDKSVQKDRKGSKSTVVESGLLQYLYQFLPCSSSPSLPGPPSFFLIGNMMDLTHDHLPIHLTNLAQRYGNIYRLKCGKTTMVVLNSSEFIREALVKKWSDFAGRPVSYTGDIVSGGGHTISLGDYNEEWRAHRRLVHSALQRCCQKSLHDVIERQALHLREVLMDYQGSAVDLSEDFTVAASNVITILAFGKEYDKSSLELQQLHSCLNEIVALWGSSWISALDSFPLLRKLPNPVFARLLKEVAKRDEIIRKHLNNYKSQYKKHDDAITGSLLQGLDKHQNTEHGVLLTDIHVHMATVDLLIGGTETTAAWLNWTVAFLLHRPEVQNKVYVELCTVLEGRYPKYSDRHRLPVLCSLINEVLRLRPVAPLAVPHRAIRDSSIAGYSIPKNTVIIPNLFGAHHDPAVWTDPYSFKPERFLEGGGGSTRALIPFGGGARLCLGESVAKMELFLFTAYLLRDFQFISPPESEASLPDLRGVASVVLKVKSYTVIACPRPESNP, from the exons ATGGCAACAGGAATATCAGTGATCACTGTGGGAGCTGTGTTCCTAGttgtgctgctgctgatggTACTGATTTGCATTTCTGGTCAGAGAGACAAATCTGTGCAGAAGGACCGCAAGGGAAGTAAGTCTACAG TAGTTGAATCTGGACTGCTGCAGTATCTCTATCAGTTCCTTCcctgctcctcctctccttccctcccagGTCCTCCCAGCTTCTTCCTCATAGGCAATATGATGGATCTGACACATGATCATCTGCCAATTCACCTGACCAATCTGGCACAGCGGTATGGAAACATCTACCGCCTGAAATGTGGAAAAACAA cCATGGTGGTACTTAATAGTAGTGAATTCATCAGAGAAGCACTGGTGAAAAAATGGTCAGACTTTGCTGGGAGACCAGTTTCATACACAG GTGATATTGTATCTGGGGGAGGGCACACCATCTCTCTGGGGGACTATAATGAGGAGTGGAGGGCACATCGTCGTCTCGTCCACAGTGCTTTGCAGCGTTGCTGCCAGAAATCATTGCATGATGTGATTGAGAGACAGGCACTGCATCTGAGAGAG GTTTTGATGGACTATCAAGGCAGTGCTGTAGATCTTTCGGAGGATTTCACAGTGGCAGCCAGTAATGTCATTACCATTTTGGCTTTTGGAAAAGAA TACGATAAGAGTTCTTTGGAGCTGCAGCAGTTGCACAGCTGTCTAAATGAGATCGTTGCTCTGTGGGGCTCCTCCTGGATTTCTGCTCTGGACTCCTTCCCACTGCTCAGA AAATTACCCAATCCTGTGTTTGCACGTCTCCTGAAAGAGGTGGCCAAGAGAGATGAAATAATAAGAAAACATCTCAACAATTACAAG TCACAATACAAAAAACATGATGATGCCATCACAGGATCTCTCCTCCAGGGCCTTGACAAACATCAGAACACAGAACATGGAGTG CTCCTGACAGATATTCATGTTCACATGGCCACTGTGGACCTTCTCATCGGGGGAACTGAGACCACTGCAGCCTGGCTGAACTGGACTGTGGCCTTCCTCTTGCACAGACCAGAG GTGCAGAACAAAGTGTATGTGGAGCTGTGTACAGTACTAGAGGGACGATACCCCAAGTACAGTGACAGACATAGACTTCCTGTCCTGTGCTCTCTGATCAATGAGGTGCTCAGACTCAGGCCAGTTGCCCCATTGGCGGTGCCACACAGGGCCATCAGAGACAGCAG TATTGCAGGTTACTCCATCCCTAAGAACACAGTCATCATTCCTAATCTTTTTGGAGCTCACCATGATCCTGCAGTTTGGACTGACCCATACAGCTTCAAACCAG aGCGCTTTCTGGAAGGAGGAGGGGGCTCCACCCGTGCCCTGATCCCTTTTGGAGGTGGGGCTCGGCTCTGCCTGGGGGAGTCTGTCGCCAAAATGGAGCTCTTTCTGTTCACTGCCTACTTGCTGAGAGATTTCCAGTTCATCTCTCCTCCTGAGAGCGAGGCCTCTCTGCCTGACCTGAGAGGAGTTGCTAGTGTTGTACTCAAGGTCAAGTCCTACACAGTTATAGCATGTCCAAGACCTGAGTCAAATCCCTGA
- the LOC120561712 gene encoding steroid 21-hydroxylase isoform X5, which yields MVVLNSSEFIREALVKKWSDFAGRPVSYTGDIVSGGGHTISLGDYNEEWRAHRRLVHSALQRCCQKSLHDVIERQALHLREVLMDYQGSAVDLSEDFTVAASNVITILAFGKEYDKSSLELQQLHSCLNEIVALWGSSWISALDSFPLLRKLPNPVFARLLKEVAKRDEIIRKHLNNYKSQYKKHDDAITGSLLQGLDKHQNTEHGVLLTDIHVHMATVDLLIGGTETTAAWLNWTVAFLLHRPEVQNKVYVELCTVLEGRYPKYSDRHRLPVLCSLINEVLRLRPVAPLAVPHRAIRDSSIAGYSIPKNTVIIPNLFGAHHDPAVWTDPYSFKPERFLEGGGGSTRALIPFGGGARLCLGESVAKMELFLFTAYLLRDFQFISPPESEASLPDLRGVASVVLKVKSYTVIACPRPESNP from the exons ATGGTGGTACTTAATAGTAGTGAATTCATCAGAGAAGCACTGGTGAAAAAATGGTCAGACTTTGCTGGGAGACCAGTTTCATACACAG GTGATATTGTATCTGGGGGAGGGCACACCATCTCTCTGGGGGACTATAATGAGGAGTGGAGGGCACATCGTCGTCTCGTCCACAGTGCTTTGCAGCGTTGCTGCCAGAAATCATTGCATGATGTGATTGAGAGACAGGCACTGCATCTGAGAGAG GTTTTGATGGACTATCAAGGCAGTGCTGTAGATCTTTCGGAGGATTTCACAGTGGCAGCCAGTAATGTCATTACCATTTTGGCTTTTGGAAAAGAA TACGATAAGAGTTCTTTGGAGCTGCAGCAGTTGCACAGCTGTCTAAATGAGATCGTTGCTCTGTGGGGCTCCTCCTGGATTTCTGCTCTGGACTCCTTCCCACTGCTCAGA AAATTACCCAATCCTGTGTTTGCACGTCTCCTGAAAGAGGTGGCCAAGAGAGATGAAATAATAAGAAAACATCTCAACAATTACAAG TCACAATACAAAAAACATGATGATGCCATCACAGGATCTCTCCTCCAGGGCCTTGACAAACATCAGAACACAGAACATGGAGTG CTCCTGACAGATATTCATGTTCACATGGCCACTGTGGACCTTCTCATCGGGGGAACTGAGACCACTGCAGCCTGGCTGAACTGGACTGTGGCCTTCCTCTTGCACAGACCAGAG GTGCAGAACAAAGTGTATGTGGAGCTGTGTACAGTACTAGAGGGACGATACCCCAAGTACAGTGACAGACATAGACTTCCTGTCCTGTGCTCTCTGATCAATGAGGTGCTCAGACTCAGGCCAGTTGCCCCATTGGCGGTGCCACACAGGGCCATCAGAGACAGCAG TATTGCAGGTTACTCCATCCCTAAGAACACAGTCATCATTCCTAATCTTTTTGGAGCTCACCATGATCCTGCAGTTTGGACTGACCCATACAGCTTCAAACCAG aGCGCTTTCTGGAAGGAGGAGGGGGCTCCACCCGTGCCCTGATCCCTTTTGGAGGTGGGGCTCGGCTCTGCCTGGGGGAGTCTGTCGCCAAAATGGAGCTCTTTCTGTTCACTGCCTACTTGCTGAGAGATTTCCAGTTCATCTCTCCTCCTGAGAGCGAGGCCTCTCTGCCTGACCTGAGAGGAGTTGCTAGTGTTGTACTCAAGGTCAAGTCCTACACAGTTATAGCATGTCCAAGACCTGAGTCAAATCCCTGA
- the LOC120561712 gene encoding steroid 21-hydroxylase isoform X3: MATGISVITVGAVFLVVLLLMVLICISGQRDKSVQKDRKGIVESGLLQYLYQFLPCSSSPSLPGPPSFFLIGNMMDLTHDHLPIHLTNLAQRYGNIYRLKCGKTTMVVLNSSEFIREALVKKWSDFAGRPVSYTGDIVSGGGHTISLGDYNEEWRAHRRLVHSALQRCCQKSLHDVIERQALHLREVLMDYQGSAVDLSEDFTVAASNVITILAFGKEYDKSSLELQQLHSCLNEIVALWGSSWISALDSFPLLRKLPNPVFARLLKEVAKRDEIIRKHLNNYKSQYKKHDDAITGSLLQGLDKHQNTEHGVLLTDIHVHMATVDLLIGGTETTAAWLNWTVAFLLHRPEVQNKVYVELCTVLEGRYPKYSDRHRLPVLCSLINEVLRLRPVAPLAVPHRAIRDSSIAGYSIPKNTVIIPNLFGAHHDPAVWTDPYSFKPERFLEGGGGSTRALIPFGGGARLCLGESVAKMELFLFTAYLLRDFQFISPPESEASLPDLRGVASVVLKVKSYTVIACPRPESNP, from the exons ATGGCAACAGGAATATCAGTGATCACTGTGGGAGCTGTGTTCCTAGttgtgctgctgctgatggTACTGATTTGCATTTCTGGTCAGAGAGACAAATCTGTGCAGAAGGACCGCAAGGGAA TAGTTGAATCTGGACTGCTGCAGTATCTCTATCAGTTCCTTCcctgctcctcctctccttccctcccagGTCCTCCCAGCTTCTTCCTCATAGGCAATATGATGGATCTGACACATGATCATCTGCCAATTCACCTGACCAATCTGGCACAGCGGTATGGAAACATCTACCGCCTGAAATGTGGAAAAACAA cCATGGTGGTACTTAATAGTAGTGAATTCATCAGAGAAGCACTGGTGAAAAAATGGTCAGACTTTGCTGGGAGACCAGTTTCATACACAG GTGATATTGTATCTGGGGGAGGGCACACCATCTCTCTGGGGGACTATAATGAGGAGTGGAGGGCACATCGTCGTCTCGTCCACAGTGCTTTGCAGCGTTGCTGCCAGAAATCATTGCATGATGTGATTGAGAGACAGGCACTGCATCTGAGAGAG GTTTTGATGGACTATCAAGGCAGTGCTGTAGATCTTTCGGAGGATTTCACAGTGGCAGCCAGTAATGTCATTACCATTTTGGCTTTTGGAAAAGAA TACGATAAGAGTTCTTTGGAGCTGCAGCAGTTGCACAGCTGTCTAAATGAGATCGTTGCTCTGTGGGGCTCCTCCTGGATTTCTGCTCTGGACTCCTTCCCACTGCTCAGA AAATTACCCAATCCTGTGTTTGCACGTCTCCTGAAAGAGGTGGCCAAGAGAGATGAAATAATAAGAAAACATCTCAACAATTACAAG TCACAATACAAAAAACATGATGATGCCATCACAGGATCTCTCCTCCAGGGCCTTGACAAACATCAGAACACAGAACATGGAGTG CTCCTGACAGATATTCATGTTCACATGGCCACTGTGGACCTTCTCATCGGGGGAACTGAGACCACTGCAGCCTGGCTGAACTGGACTGTGGCCTTCCTCTTGCACAGACCAGAG GTGCAGAACAAAGTGTATGTGGAGCTGTGTACAGTACTAGAGGGACGATACCCCAAGTACAGTGACAGACATAGACTTCCTGTCCTGTGCTCTCTGATCAATGAGGTGCTCAGACTCAGGCCAGTTGCCCCATTGGCGGTGCCACACAGGGCCATCAGAGACAGCAG TATTGCAGGTTACTCCATCCCTAAGAACACAGTCATCATTCCTAATCTTTTTGGAGCTCACCATGATCCTGCAGTTTGGACTGACCCATACAGCTTCAAACCAG aGCGCTTTCTGGAAGGAGGAGGGGGCTCCACCCGTGCCCTGATCCCTTTTGGAGGTGGGGCTCGGCTCTGCCTGGGGGAGTCTGTCGCCAAAATGGAGCTCTTTCTGTTCACTGCCTACTTGCTGAGAGATTTCCAGTTCATCTCTCCTCCTGAGAGCGAGGCCTCTCTGCCTGACCTGAGAGGAGTTGCTAGTGTTGTACTCAAGGTCAAGTCCTACACAGTTATAGCATGTCCAAGACCTGAGTCAAATCCCTGA
- the LOC120561712 gene encoding steroid 21-hydroxylase isoform X2 gives MATGISVITVGAVFLVVLLLMVLICISGQRDKSVQKDRKGSKSTVESGLLQYLYQFLPCSSSPSLPGPPSFFLIGNMMDLTHDHLPIHLTNLAQRYGNIYRLKCGKTTMVVLNSSEFIREALVKKWSDFAGRPVSYTGDIVSGGGHTISLGDYNEEWRAHRRLVHSALQRCCQKSLHDVIERQALHLREVLMDYQGSAVDLSEDFTVAASNVITILAFGKEYDKSSLELQQLHSCLNEIVALWGSSWISALDSFPLLRKLPNPVFARLLKEVAKRDEIIRKHLNNYKSQYKKHDDAITGSLLQGLDKHQNTEHGVLLTDIHVHMATVDLLIGGTETTAAWLNWTVAFLLHRPEVQNKVYVELCTVLEGRYPKYSDRHRLPVLCSLINEVLRLRPVAPLAVPHRAIRDSSIAGYSIPKNTVIIPNLFGAHHDPAVWTDPYSFKPERFLEGGGGSTRALIPFGGGARLCLGESVAKMELFLFTAYLLRDFQFISPPESEASLPDLRGVASVVLKVKSYTVIACPRPESNP, from the exons ATGGCAACAGGAATATCAGTGATCACTGTGGGAGCTGTGTTCCTAGttgtgctgctgctgatggTACTGATTTGCATTTCTGGTCAGAGAGACAAATCTGTGCAGAAGGACCGCAAGGGAAGTAAGTCTACAG TTGAATCTGGACTGCTGCAGTATCTCTATCAGTTCCTTCcctgctcctcctctccttccctcccagGTCCTCCCAGCTTCTTCCTCATAGGCAATATGATGGATCTGACACATGATCATCTGCCAATTCACCTGACCAATCTGGCACAGCGGTATGGAAACATCTACCGCCTGAAATGTGGAAAAACAA cCATGGTGGTACTTAATAGTAGTGAATTCATCAGAGAAGCACTGGTGAAAAAATGGTCAGACTTTGCTGGGAGACCAGTTTCATACACAG GTGATATTGTATCTGGGGGAGGGCACACCATCTCTCTGGGGGACTATAATGAGGAGTGGAGGGCACATCGTCGTCTCGTCCACAGTGCTTTGCAGCGTTGCTGCCAGAAATCATTGCATGATGTGATTGAGAGACAGGCACTGCATCTGAGAGAG GTTTTGATGGACTATCAAGGCAGTGCTGTAGATCTTTCGGAGGATTTCACAGTGGCAGCCAGTAATGTCATTACCATTTTGGCTTTTGGAAAAGAA TACGATAAGAGTTCTTTGGAGCTGCAGCAGTTGCACAGCTGTCTAAATGAGATCGTTGCTCTGTGGGGCTCCTCCTGGATTTCTGCTCTGGACTCCTTCCCACTGCTCAGA AAATTACCCAATCCTGTGTTTGCACGTCTCCTGAAAGAGGTGGCCAAGAGAGATGAAATAATAAGAAAACATCTCAACAATTACAAG TCACAATACAAAAAACATGATGATGCCATCACAGGATCTCTCCTCCAGGGCCTTGACAAACATCAGAACACAGAACATGGAGTG CTCCTGACAGATATTCATGTTCACATGGCCACTGTGGACCTTCTCATCGGGGGAACTGAGACCACTGCAGCCTGGCTGAACTGGACTGTGGCCTTCCTCTTGCACAGACCAGAG GTGCAGAACAAAGTGTATGTGGAGCTGTGTACAGTACTAGAGGGACGATACCCCAAGTACAGTGACAGACATAGACTTCCTGTCCTGTGCTCTCTGATCAATGAGGTGCTCAGACTCAGGCCAGTTGCCCCATTGGCGGTGCCACACAGGGCCATCAGAGACAGCAG TATTGCAGGTTACTCCATCCCTAAGAACACAGTCATCATTCCTAATCTTTTTGGAGCTCACCATGATCCTGCAGTTTGGACTGACCCATACAGCTTCAAACCAG aGCGCTTTCTGGAAGGAGGAGGGGGCTCCACCCGTGCCCTGATCCCTTTTGGAGGTGGGGCTCGGCTCTGCCTGGGGGAGTCTGTCGCCAAAATGGAGCTCTTTCTGTTCACTGCCTACTTGCTGAGAGATTTCCAGTTCATCTCTCCTCCTGAGAGCGAGGCCTCTCTGCCTGACCTGAGAGGAGTTGCTAGTGTTGTACTCAAGGTCAAGTCCTACACAGTTATAGCATGTCCAAGACCTGAGTCAAATCCCTGA